In Haloarcula sp. H-GB4, a single genomic region encodes these proteins:
- a CDS encoding gluconate 2-dehydrogenase subunit 3 family protein, with protein MTDYELTRRDALKALGAAGVTVAGGAAALAWDRSGDDDTADSAEDGTGRSESEFGDHEREAYRAVAAIVYPSEVAGVQEFVDSYVAGRVEADPERATEMASAVADLDAYTREWEDTVFTALDTETQEETLRGMGVSVSDPDPHGDPRHRVRYYLVNDLLFALYSSPTGGELVGIENPQGYPGGTSSYQQPPSDR; from the coding sequence ATGACTGACTACGAACTCACCAGACGTGATGCGTTGAAAGCACTCGGCGCGGCGGGTGTCACTGTCGCCGGCGGCGCGGCGGCGCTCGCTTGGGACAGATCAGGAGACGACGATACTGCCGATTCAGCCGAGGACGGCACTGGCAGGTCTGAATCGGAGTTCGGCGACCACGAGCGCGAGGCGTATCGCGCCGTCGCCGCTATTGTCTACCCGAGCGAGGTAGCGGGCGTACAGGAGTTTGTCGACAGCTACGTCGCCGGGCGGGTCGAGGCAGACCCAGAGCGGGCGACAGAAATGGCGAGTGCCGTTGCGGATCTGGACGCCTACACCCGAGAATGGGAGGACACCGTCTTCACTGCGCTAGACACAGAAACACAGGAAGAAACGCTACGAGGAATGGGTGTCAGTGTCTCCGATCCGGACCCACATGGCGACCCGCGGCACCGCGTACGCTACTACCTCGTCAACGACCTCCTGTTCGCGCTGTACAGTTCACCGACCGGCGGCGAGCTTGTCGGTATCGAGAATCCGCAGGGCTACCCCGGCGGCACAAGTAGCTACCAGCAACCACCGAGCGACCGGTGA
- a CDS encoding dolichyl-phosphate hexose transferase, with protein sequence MAIQGSRAEEPAGYTFDDLAVVMGTYNEEEAIGTVLDDIATVTDGRAEVVCVDGSSDRTPEIARDHGATVTEQEPQGYGVAVREAVLTPDRPVVVTTDCDDTYPMERLPDFLAEINDGADVVSGDRLYYGAEQMPAMNKLGNELFALLASVLMGKRVHDTTTGMRAYRREVLQKIVWTENTGLSAELLMRPLMRGYDVRERPIEYDERKGETKLDPFSGGAAIAKSIVRVALEERFR encoded by the coding sequence ATGGCTATTCAGGGTTCGCGGGCCGAAGAACCGGCCGGCTACACGTTCGACGACCTCGCTGTCGTTATGGGGACGTACAACGAGGAAGAAGCGATCGGCACTGTTCTCGACGATATCGCGACAGTAACTGACGGGCGTGCAGAGGTCGTCTGTGTTGATGGGTCCAGCGACCGGACACCGGAGATTGCCCGCGACCACGGTGCGACAGTCACCGAACAGGAACCGCAGGGGTACGGCGTGGCGGTCCGCGAAGCCGTGCTGACACCGGATCGGCCGGTCGTCGTCACGACGGACTGTGACGACACGTATCCGATGGAACGTCTGCCTGACTTCCTCGCGGAAATAAACGACGGGGCCGACGTTGTCAGCGGCGACCGGCTGTACTACGGGGCTGAACAGATGCCTGCGATGAACAAACTGGGGAACGAACTGTTCGCGCTACTCGCGAGCGTACTCATGGGCAAGCGCGTCCACGACACGACCACTGGAATGCGCGCCTACCGCCGTGAGGTCCTCCAGAAAATCGTCTGGACTGAGAACACCGGACTCTCGGCTGAACTCCTCATGCGGCCGCTGATGCGGGGGTACGACGTGCGTGAGCGTCCTATCGAGTACGACGAGCGGAAAGGCGAGACGAAACTCGACCCGTTCTCCGGCGGGGCCGCCATCGCAAAGTCTATCGTTCGGGTGGCGCTGGAAGAGCGGTTCCGGTAA
- a CDS encoding winged helix-turn-helix domain-containing protein produces MGVESLIQYVRTSSVRTDIIGSLCPGAKATNELLSAVTASESAIYDALSNLEGRGLVTSMDDGWQLTGTGRLVADTIHRQQRLEELFAMAPQYWESHDTSVLPQPFRCRLPELDEYTVIRSTQTDINRPVREVVTRVENVSSCDVVSPVYHPEYEAAMPDSSDSRLVVSCAVVDEMLGKEDVSLDTDRYEETTVRVTPVPYALAVADDWMILTLPELDGAWPSAKIISEADSAISWARDLFTHLWVDSTPLETYLADH; encoded by the coding sequence ATGGGCGTAGAATCGCTTATTCAGTACGTCCGAACGTCGTCTGTCCGGACGGATATCATCGGTTCACTGTGTCCCGGAGCCAAGGCCACCAACGAACTGCTGTCAGCAGTTACTGCGAGCGAGTCAGCGATCTATGATGCGCTTTCGAACCTCGAAGGCCGCGGTCTGGTCACCTCGATGGATGACGGGTGGCAACTTACCGGCACCGGCCGTCTGGTTGCAGATACGATCCACCGCCAGCAGCGCCTTGAGGAACTCTTCGCTATGGCTCCCCAGTACTGGGAGTCCCACGATACGTCAGTGCTGCCACAGCCGTTCCGGTGTCGCCTGCCTGAACTCGACGAATACACGGTCATCCGTAGTACACAGACCGATATCAACCGCCCCGTCCGCGAAGTCGTCACCCGCGTTGAGAACGTCTCCAGTTGTGACGTTGTCTCGCCCGTCTACCACCCTGAGTACGAGGCTGCGATGCCAGACAGCTCTGATTCGAGGCTGGTGGTGAGCTGTGCTGTCGTCGACGAGATGCTCGGCAAGGAGGACGTCTCACTGGATACAGATCGATACGAGGAGACGACCGTTCGTGTCACACCGGTCCCGTACGCACTCGCTGTCGCCGATGACTGGATGATCCTGACGCTTCCAGAACTCGACGGGGCCTGGCCGTCAGCGAAGATTATATCCGAAGCGGACAGCGCCATTTCATGGGCAAGAGATCTGTTTACGCATCTCTGGGTGGATTCCACCCCGTTAGAGACGTATCTCGCCGATCACTGA
- the trmB gene encoding HTH-type sugar sensing transcriptional regulator TrmB, with translation MSSDDLEASLEQVIARFNLGEYEISAYLAVLQHGELTASEISENTDIPQPRVYDTVRSLSDVGLVELKESRPMKVLAIDPREAFEGIQDSLDDLVDDLSSRYTAPAREPEAVSLVKSRPTILRYLEDIIETAEYELTLSLTPALLERFEDRLASRKQSGIAIEILISPGVDAPDPARFDYESIATTVKARRGITTPVVAVADGNYSMYATRESVRGDTDRYGVIFNRSELGFLVSGFLNTVLWTTAETIASDGEGLPFPRRYGTIRRCISDLVTLDGEFYATIEGRDVETGDHRVVEGKVDQASFSSNREVATLVVETAEGPVEVGGQVAAFEDIEAYEIRIGTDEPPEN, from the coding sequence ATGTCTAGTGACGACTTGGAAGCATCGCTCGAACAGGTAATTGCGCGGTTCAATCTCGGCGAGTACGAGATTTCAGCCTACCTGGCCGTGCTGCAACACGGTGAGCTGACAGCGTCGGAGATATCGGAGAATACGGACATTCCACAGCCCCGGGTGTACGATACGGTTCGGAGCCTCAGCGATGTCGGGCTGGTCGAACTCAAGGAATCCCGGCCGATGAAGGTCCTAGCTATCGACCCGCGGGAAGCGTTCGAGGGAATACAGGATTCGCTTGATGATCTCGTTGACGACCTGTCCTCGCGCTACACGGCACCCGCCCGAGAGCCCGAAGCTGTCTCGCTCGTCAAATCTCGGCCGACGATACTCCGGTATCTCGAAGACATCATCGAGACGGCCGAGTATGAACTGACGCTATCGCTGACCCCGGCTCTGTTAGAGCGATTCGAAGACAGACTGGCAAGCCGGAAGCAGTCCGGCATCGCTATCGAGATCCTCATTTCGCCGGGCGTAGATGCCCCCGACCCGGCGCGATTCGATTATGAATCCATCGCGACCACGGTGAAGGCTCGTCGCGGTATCACGACACCGGTCGTCGCTGTCGCCGACGGGAACTACTCGATGTACGCCACCCGCGAGAGCGTCCGTGGTGACACGGACCGATACGGCGTCATCTTCAATCGGTCGGAACTCGGGTTTCTGGTGTCCGGGTTCCTCAACACGGTGCTGTGGACGACGGCCGAAACGATTGCCAGTGACGGGGAGGGGCTGCCGTTCCCGCGCCGCTACGGGACAATCAGGCGCTGTATCTCCGATCTGGTGACGCTGGACGGGGAGTTCTACGCGACTATCGAGGGTCGGGATGTGGAGACGGGCGACCACCGGGTCGTCGAAGGCAAAGTGGACCAGGCATCGTTCAGTTCGAACCGCGAGGTCGCGACGCTGGTCGTCGAAACGGCAGAGGGGCCGGTCGAGGTCGGTGGACAGGTCGCTGCGTTCGAGGATATCGAAGCGTACGAGATCCGAATCGGAACGGACGAACCGCCCGAGAACTGA
- a CDS encoding ABC transporter substrate-binding protein, whose translation MADDNSNRRLTRRNALRIAGAAGAASLAGCGGSDGGDGSSGDGSSGEGTDGSSGDGSSGDSSTDSGTQYSTLEVAHWWGEGDGLEAIQSVMDAFKEQHPDVPFDENLIAGGAGDNLQANIRTRVQNGNHPSTWQAWPGNNLLPFTDANLLKDIGDSVWAENSMEDAYLQGVKDAAQPAGNYVTVPLNIHRINNLFYNVEVVEDAGVDPTSLETPSDLVDAMATVDEAGYTGMAHQTGSPWSSFQMFATVLLGETDAETYSAIFQNGEVDANSDALESAVETTQSYLDYIPSDAGSISWTEANNQVINGEAAFLHQGDWAAGTYITNDLTYGEEWDHVTFPGTDGYYALNMDSFPYPVNNPSPEATTLWCQFVGTTEAQEIFNPKKGSIPPRTDVNTDPFNDFSKDQIADFQNSEAQPPSVAHGLAAPPAVKSSLESAISSLNSGAAPADVVSQISSSY comes from the coding sequence ATGGCTGATGACAATTCAAACAGACGGTTGACGCGGCGTAACGCTCTTCGGATTGCTGGTGCAGCAGGTGCGGCCTCGCTCGCTGGCTGCGGTGGGAGTGACGGCGGCGACGGCAGCAGTGGTGACGGCAGCAGCGGTGAGGGAACTGACGGCAGCAGTGGTGACGGCAGCAGCGGTGACAGCAGTACTGACAGCGGGACACAGTACAGCACACTTGAGGTTGCCCACTGGTGGGGTGAAGGCGATGGACTGGAAGCGATTCAGTCCGTTATGGACGCCTTCAAGGAGCAACACCCGGACGTGCCGTTCGACGAGAACCTTATCGCCGGTGGTGCAGGTGACAACCTGCAGGCGAACATCCGGACACGGGTGCAAAACGGCAACCACCCGAGCACGTGGCAAGCCTGGCCCGGAAACAATCTGCTCCCCTTCACCGACGCGAACCTGCTGAAGGACATCGGCGATTCCGTGTGGGCAGAGAACAGCATGGAGGACGCATACCTCCAGGGTGTCAAAGACGCGGCCCAGCCCGCCGGAAACTACGTGACGGTGCCGCTCAACATCCACCGGATCAACAACCTCTTCTACAACGTTGAGGTTGTCGAGGATGCCGGGGTCGACCCGACCTCCCTCGAAACACCGTCCGACCTTGTCGACGCAATGGCAACGGTCGACGAGGCCGGCTACACCGGAATGGCACACCAGACTGGGTCGCCGTGGTCCAGTTTCCAGATGTTCGCGACGGTTCTCCTCGGCGAAACGGACGCTGAGACCTACAGCGCCATCTTCCAGAACGGCGAAGTCGACGCCAACAGCGACGCGCTGGAGTCGGCAGTCGAGACCACGCAGTCCTACCTCGACTACATCCCAAGCGACGCCGGTTCGATTTCCTGGACCGAGGCCAACAATCAGGTCATCAACGGCGAAGCGGCGTTCCTCCACCAGGGTGACTGGGCGGCAGGAACGTACATCACGAACGACCTCACGTACGGCGAGGAGTGGGACCATGTGACGTTCCCGGGCACCGACGGCTACTACGCGCTCAACATGGACTCGTTCCCGTATCCGGTCAACAACCCGTCCCCGGAAGCGACCACGCTGTGGTGCCAGTTCGTCGGGACGACGGAGGCACAGGAGATCTTCAACCCGAAGAAGGGGTCGATTCCGCCGCGGACTGACGTGAACACCGATCCGTTCAACGACTTCTCCAAGGACCAGATAGCGGACTTCCAGAACAGTGAGGCCCAGCCGCCGTCCGTCGCACACGGTCTGGCCGCACCGCCGGCAGTCAAGTCCTCGCTCGAATCCGCTATCTCATCGCTGAACTCTGGTGCTGCGCCCGCAGACGTCGTCTCCCAGATTTCTAGCTCCTACTAG
- a CDS encoding glucose 1-dehydrogenase: MKVIGVTRDDDGPQLLERERPSPDPGEALVRTLRVGVDGTDHEVLNGSHGGFPDGADHMVLGHEAIGVVEEPNGTGLEAGQVVAPTVRRKPNGETNEYFRRGEPDMAPDGEYTERGIVGDHGFMAEYFTSPADFLIPVPEAVAEHGFLVEPLSITEKANEHAYATREPFDWRPDSACVLGNGSLGLLTLWMLEQEYDRTYCVGRRDRPDPTVDIIDEIGSTYVDSRETPVDELPDAHEAMDYIYEATGFAPHAFQTVKALDQNGVGVLLGIPEPWEFEVDGGSLHNEIVLHNKCLIGTVNSHVSHFEDAVETLQELPEWLLDDLVTTVTDPEHVEAAFEDGDNQIKAVVEFDSL; encoded by the coding sequence ATGAAAGTGATTGGTGTTACGCGGGACGACGACGGCCCACAGCTCTTAGAACGGGAGCGACCGTCGCCTGACCCAGGCGAGGCACTCGTCCGGACACTCCGCGTTGGTGTTGACGGTACAGACCACGAAGTCCTGAACGGGTCCCACGGCGGGTTCCCTGACGGGGCAGACCACATGGTTCTCGGACACGAGGCGATCGGCGTCGTCGAAGAGCCCAATGGCACGGGGCTCGAGGCGGGGCAGGTCGTCGCGCCGACTGTTCGGCGGAAACCAAACGGCGAAACGAACGAGTACTTCCGCCGGGGCGAACCTGACATGGCTCCGGACGGCGAGTACACGGAGCGGGGGATCGTCGGCGACCACGGCTTCATGGCCGAGTACTTCACCTCGCCAGCGGATTTCCTCATTCCCGTTCCGGAGGCAGTCGCCGAGCACGGCTTCCTCGTCGAACCACTTTCGATCACCGAGAAGGCCAACGAGCACGCCTATGCGACGCGGGAACCGTTCGACTGGCGACCGGACTCCGCCTGTGTATTGGGCAACGGCTCGCTCGGTCTGCTGACACTGTGGATGCTTGAACAGGAGTACGACCGCACTTACTGTGTCGGTCGACGAGACCGTCCCGACCCGACTGTCGACATCATCGATGAGATCGGGAGCACGTACGTCGATTCTCGCGAGACGCCGGTGGACGAACTCCCGGATGCCCACGAGGCGATGGACTACATCTACGAGGCGACCGGGTTCGCCCCTCACGCGTTCCAGACGGTCAAGGCGCTCGACCAGAATGGGGTCGGCGTGTTGCTCGGCATCCCGGAGCCGTGGGAGTTTGAAGTCGATGGCGGTTCGCTACACAACGAGATCGTCCTGCACAACAAGTGTCTCATCGGGACGGTCAACTCACACGTCTCGCACTTCGAGGACGCCGTCGAGACCTTACAGGAGCTTCCGGAATGGCTGCTCGATGACCTGGTCACGACGGTCACCGACCCGGAGCATGTCGAGGCAGCCTTCGAGGACGGGGACAACCAAATAAAAGCAGTCGTCGAGTTCGATTCGCTGTAA
- a CDS encoding Gfo/Idh/MocA family protein: MTETVRIGIIGLGNIADIHCTNLQQLDQPVSIAAGVDVDANARRRFAETYDAAVYEDAAAMFGSVDAVLVTTPNRYHEQYVVAALEAGLDVLVEKPLAHTLESAERIAAAAEGADGFCMVGFHKRFADPVETLVGYRDAGEIGEVSHIEANYIRRRGVPGRGSWFTRNDVAGGGSLIDIGAHAIDLALHVAGHPNVVEVSGDTRAQFGVDEDYAYVEMWGEDRGAAEFSVDDSASAFIRCDDGTTISLEVAWAVNRPDSQEYYVRGIDAGAKLDLADQSLTLFETADTGRMHHRTTDIETQRSDPQRKEQERFVSTVRDGTPPSINTVEQALRVQRVMDGIYRSSETGAAVSIGETET, translated from the coding sequence ATGACTGAGACCGTTCGGATAGGCATCATCGGACTGGGAAACATCGCGGACATTCACTGTACTAACCTCCAACAGCTCGACCAGCCGGTCTCGATAGCGGCGGGCGTCGACGTCGATGCCAATGCGCGCCGCCGGTTCGCCGAGACGTACGACGCCGCAGTGTACGAGGACGCCGCCGCGATGTTCGGGTCCGTCGATGCCGTGCTGGTGACGACGCCGAACAGATACCACGAGCAGTACGTCGTAGCGGCGCTTGAGGCAGGGCTGGACGTACTCGTCGAGAAGCCGCTGGCACACACGCTCGAAAGCGCCGAACGGATCGCCGCGGCCGCTGAAGGGGCCGATGGGTTCTGTATGGTCGGCTTCCACAAGCGATTCGCCGATCCGGTCGAGACGTTGGTGGGCTACCGCGACGCGGGTGAGATAGGTGAGGTGTCACACATCGAAGCGAACTACATCAGACGCCGCGGCGTCCCCGGTCGGGGGTCGTGGTTCACGCGCAACGACGTGGCAGGTGGCGGGTCACTTATTGATATCGGGGCCCACGCTATCGACCTCGCGTTGCACGTTGCCGGCCATCCGAATGTCGTCGAGGTGTCAGGTGATACCCGCGCTCAGTTCGGCGTCGACGAGGACTACGCTTACGTCGAGATGTGGGGCGAGGACCGGGGCGCAGCCGAGTTCAGTGTCGACGATTCCGCGAGTGCCTTCATCCGCTGTGATGACGGCACGACGATATCCCTAGAAGTCGCGTGGGCAGTCAACCGGCCGGACAGCCAGGAGTACTACGTCCGCGGAATCGACGCGGGCGCGAAACTCGACCTCGCAGACCAGTCGCTAACGCTGTTCGAAACAGCCGATACCGGCCGGATGCACCACCGGACGACCGATATCGAAACACAGCGGTCGGACCCGCAGCGAAAGGAGCAGGAACGGTTCGTCTCGACGGTCCGGGACGGGACCCCGCCGTCGATAAACACTGTCGAGCAGGCGCTACGCGTCCAGCGCGTGATGGACGGAATCTACCGCTCCAGCGAAACTGGTGCGGCCGTCAGCATCGGTGAGACAGAGACTTGA
- a CDS encoding ABC transporter ATP-binding protein produces the protein MARVRLEHVTKRYDDQGDVVTAVDDMNLDIAHGEFICFVGPSGCGKSTTMETIAGLTIPTEGEIYIGDREVTNLPPKDRGIAMVFQNIALFPHMDVYDNISFGLRLRDYPQDEIDRRVERAADIVQLEGMLNRMPEEMSGGQRQRVAIARAIVREPDVFLMDEPLANLDAKLKVHMRTELQRLHKELDTTIIYVTHDQEEAMTLSDRIAVLDSGQLQQIDPPLTCYNEPDNLFVAGFIGSPSMNFVEGTVTENALETPNFSLEFNPSSIEGVGVGDDVTLGIRPEDIYPGELKSEVPDPSGMITATADILEPMGDEIFAYLLLGDGETSMSQELATNDQLLMSIDPDSDLEEDDEIGVVIDRRNVHLFDSATGEAIVHDLIPYEAEGTASSSEVESDD, from the coding sequence ATGGCAAGAGTACGACTCGAACACGTAACGAAACGCTACGACGACCAGGGTGACGTTGTCACCGCGGTCGACGACATGAACCTCGATATCGCCCACGGCGAGTTCATCTGTTTCGTCGGCCCATCCGGCTGTGGAAAGTCGACGACGATGGAGACCATCGCCGGGCTCACTATCCCGACCGAGGGTGAGATATACATCGGCGACCGCGAGGTGACGAACCTGCCACCGAAAGACCGTGGCATCGCGATGGTGTTCCAGAACATCGCGCTGTTCCCGCACATGGACGTGTACGACAACATCTCCTTCGGGCTGCGGCTACGGGACTACCCACAGGACGAGATCGACCGTCGGGTCGAGCGGGCCGCAGACATCGTCCAGCTAGAGGGGATGCTCAACCGGATGCCCGAAGAGATGTCCGGTGGACAGCGTCAGCGCGTCGCCATCGCCCGCGCCATCGTGCGCGAGCCCGACGTGTTCCTGATGGACGAGCCGCTGGCGAACCTTGACGCGAAGCTCAAGGTCCATATGCGAACGGAGCTCCAGCGCCTGCACAAGGAACTGGACACGACAATCATCTACGTGACCCACGATCAGGAGGAAGCGATGACGCTGTCCGACCGGATCGCCGTCCTCGATTCGGGGCAGCTTCAGCAGATCGACCCGCCGCTGACCTGTTACAACGAGCCAGACAACCTCTTTGTCGCCGGGTTCATTGGCTCGCCGTCGATGAACTTCGTCGAAGGGACAGTCACCGAGAACGCACTGGAGACGCCGAACTTCTCTCTCGAGTTCAATCCGTCGTCCATCGAGGGCGTTGGAGTCGGTGACGACGTGACGCTCGGCATCCGCCCGGAGGACATCTATCCGGGCGAACTCAAGTCGGAGGTTCCCGACCCGTCGGGAATGATTACGGCGACGGCCGACATTCTCGAACCGATGGGTGACGAGATATTCGCCTACCTGCTGTTGGGCGACGGCGAAACGTCGATGTCCCAGGAACTGGCGACAAACGACCAGTTACTGATGAGCATCGATCCCGACTCGGATCTCGAAGAAGACGATGAGATCGGGGTCGTGATCGACCGACGGAACGTCCACCTGTTCGACTCGGCAACCGGCGAGGCGATCGTCCACGACCTCATTCCGTACGAGGCCGAAGGTACTGCATCCAGTAGCGAAGTAGAATCAGACGACTGA
- a CDS encoding carbohydrate ABC transporter permease, giving the protein MATPTDTQEQSSDGPLQRWTQSAIQNPDKVYRALFYAAMVFFLVTTLFPFYWLIVLAVTPEGNLLSGSFLPTVNLFGVSGTFPLPVPKGFNPGAFITVFEQVPFHLYMLNSFALAVTTTVIVLFVASLAGYVFGRLRFPGRALLMLGILAISYFPPAAFVIPLFQAFAGNAPITVPFTSIPLFTPPRLLNTPGSMVLPFSALFMPLSIFILTTFYGQIPDGLEDAARVEGTTRLGALFRVIMPLSAPGVATAAVLTFIAVYNEYFFSSIMATSPEAAKWSPIVGGILSYQTQYTTQYNLMAAASIVGVLPVVILVIVAQERIVSGLTSGALKE; this is encoded by the coding sequence ATGGCTACGCCAACCGACACCCAGGAGCAGTCGAGCGACGGACCGCTACAGCGCTGGACCCAGAGCGCCATCCAGAACCCGGACAAAGTGTACCGGGCGCTGTTTTACGCGGCGATGGTGTTTTTCCTGGTGACGACGCTATTCCCCTTCTACTGGCTCATCGTACTGGCGGTGACCCCCGAAGGAAACCTGCTCTCGGGCAGTTTCCTCCCGACAGTGAACCTCTTCGGCGTCAGCGGGACGTTCCCACTGCCGGTTCCGAAGGGCTTCAACCCGGGCGCGTTCATCACAGTTTTCGAACAGGTGCCGTTCCACCTGTACATGCTGAATAGCTTCGCACTGGCGGTCACGACGACGGTCATCGTGCTGTTCGTCGCTAGCCTCGCCGGCTACGTGTTCGGCCGGCTTCGATTCCCCGGCCGCGCACTGCTGATGCTCGGTATCTTGGCAATCAGCTACTTCCCGCCGGCCGCGTTCGTCATCCCGCTGTTTCAGGCGTTCGCCGGCAACGCGCCGATTACGGTTCCGTTCACGTCCATTCCGCTGTTTACCCCACCACGGCTGCTGAACACGCCCGGGTCGATGGTGTTGCCGTTCAGTGCGCTGTTCATGCCGCTGTCTATCTTCATTCTGACGACGTTCTACGGCCAGATTCCCGACGGGCTGGAGGACGCCGCACGGGTCGAAGGAACGACGCGATTAGGTGCGCTGTTCCGCGTCATCATGCCGCTGTCCGCGCCGGGCGTGGCGACCGCGGCCGTGCTGACGTTTATCGCCGTCTACAACGAGTACTTCTTCAGCTCGATCATGGCGACCTCACCGGAGGCGGCGAAATGGTCACCAATCGTCGGCGGGATTCTCAGCTACCAGACCCAGTACACGACCCAGTACAACCTCATGGCGGCCGCGAGCATCGTCGGGGTCCTCCCCGTCGTCATCCTCGTCATCGTCGCACAGGAACGCATCGTCAGCGGACTGACCTCAGGCGCACTCAAAGAGTAA
- a CDS encoding carbohydrate ABC transporter permease encodes MSTETGRESRRSGALVSVMRWMENLSDTQYAYLLLIPVFVLLGVVALYPLLRTFELSLFALSADFSSTTFVGAGNYVELFTGAKNRYLPGGTTFLPEGFGLGALLNSALVVTIIFAVTSVLFETLIGLGQALILDQDFYGRRWIRAAIIIPWAVPVVIQGIIFFLMFNSNVGFLTPPLADLGLLAPTNTLNDTASATFIIIVADIWKTSAFMALLILAGLQSIDRGLYDVAKVAGATKWQQFKLITFPLILPTIGVAVLFRSVQAMRVYGIIDTVSSCTVVPSLSCMVVATFTTREGTSAAIAFVTAAIIGIVVMGLIAWQGEDAI; translated from the coding sequence ATGAGTACAGAAACCGGCCGTGAATCCAGACGCTCGGGGGCGCTCGTCAGCGTGATGCGCTGGATGGAGAATCTCAGCGATACGCAGTACGCGTATCTGCTGTTGATTCCCGTGTTCGTGCTTCTGGGTGTCGTCGCGTTATACCCGCTGTTGCGGACCTTCGAGCTGTCGCTGTTCGCGCTTTCGGCTGACTTTTCAAGCACCACCTTCGTCGGCGCTGGGAACTACGTCGAGCTGTTCACCGGAGCAAAGAACCGGTACCTGCCGGGCGGAACGACGTTCCTTCCTGAAGGATTTGGCTTAGGTGCATTGCTGAACAGCGCCCTAGTCGTCACGATAATCTTCGCCGTCACAAGTGTGCTGTTCGAGACGCTCATCGGTCTCGGACAGGCGCTCATCCTGGATCAAGACTTCTACGGTCGACGGTGGATTCGCGCGGCTATCATCATTCCGTGGGCTGTCCCCGTCGTCATCCAAGGGATAATCTTCTTCCTGATGTTCAATTCGAACGTCGGGTTCCTGACGCCACCGCTTGCTGACCTCGGATTGCTCGCGCCGACGAACACGCTCAACGACACGGCAAGTGCGACGTTTATCATCATCGTCGCCGACATCTGGAAGACCTCGGCGTTCATGGCCCTGCTCATTCTGGCGGGACTCCAGAGCATCGACCGGGGCCTGTACGACGTGGCGAAGGTCGCCGGCGCGACGAAGTGGCAGCAGTTCAAGCTCATCACGTTCCCGCTCATCCTGCCGACTATCGGCGTTGCCGTGTTGTTCCGGTCGGTACAGGCGATGCGGGTGTACGGCATCATCGATACGGTGTCGAGCTGTACCGTCGTGCCGTCGCTGTCGTGTATGGTCGTCGCGACGTTCACCACCCGCGAGGGGACGTCCGCGGCCATCGCGTTCGTGACGGCCGCGATTATCGGCATCGTCGTGATGGGACTCATCGCCTGGCAAGGGGAGGACGCGATCTAA